A genomic region of Spodoptera frugiperda isolate SF20-4 chromosome 31, AGI-APGP_CSIRO_Sfru_2.0, whole genome shotgun sequence contains the following coding sequences:
- the LOC118276382 gene encoding uncharacterized protein LOC118276382: MFKLCVFLALGFVACHGAPNTNPGTYCGATPDNMFRCLNNPRVVTPEVAAKCGSQVTECERMTCIFRELKWSKKGAIDKAKVRAYFEQYETEHPDWAQAVQHVKSFCLVPELRAQGVFLNCPAYDVMQCVLASFIKHASPSVWSNATDCDYPKAFAAACPVCPSDCYSPQIPFGSCNACYSQPRTV; the protein is encoded by the exons ATGTTTAAGCTCTGTGTCTTCCTTGCTTTGGGTTTCGTG GCATGCCATGGGGCCCCAAATACCAACCCTGGAACTTACTGTGGTGCTACACCAGACAAC ATGTTCAGATGCCTGAACAATCCTCGGGTGGTGACTCCTGAAGTGGCCGCCAAATGTGGCAGTCAAGTCACAGAG TGTGAAAGAATGACCTGCATCTTCCGTGAATTGAAATGGTCGAAAAAAGGAGCAATAGACAAGGCGAAGGTGAGGGCCTACTTCGAGCAGTACGAGACGGAGCACCCTGACTGGGCCCAGGCTGTCCAGCATGTCAAGTCTTTCTGCCTGGTCCCTGAACTTCGGGCCCAGGGAGTCTTCCTCAACTGCCCCGCTTACGACGTCATGCAGTGTGTCCTGGCTAGTTTTATCAAG CACGCCAGCCCATCCGTGTGGTCGAACGCGACAGACTGTGATTACCCCAAGGCGTTCGCCGCTGCCTGCCCGGTCTGCCCATCTGACTGCTACTCACCTCAGATCCCATTCGGCTCCTGCAACGCCTGCTACTCACAACCACGTACAGTCTAA